One genomic region from Dermacentor variabilis isolate Ectoservices chromosome 6, ASM5094787v1, whole genome shotgun sequence encodes:
- the LOC142586016 gene encoding prolyl 4-hydroxylase subunit alpha-3-like — protein MTPRSDRGRHYTTECIPIQYFRISFDSSEKNPSGGRGRRRRSRSKSAVAFRMPANVAGAVAAVALWVAIFLLWVQPCQARIPPNYVSSRRDDPHFGRAYREVSRWFWRYVDAERGRLESIRRRLDRLEVAQRSYDGVDPEQYLGLPMNAFLLIKRLARDYVQVLEEARDDTNAKLLLAMRPGSKRARRYQFPSSKDVSKAARAVLEFQRNQGYSAKQIADGLTAEPNSPLYNFQMTARDCFHLGVAASEAEDGESTQEWMLEALDRAADGTVDAAAAKEYLAYGYFLEGDYQSAADTNNQLLEEDPSNMRAFLNMEFYQEGGPGHCYASPATLLEMTLFKKLTHPARTDKTCTRLRNALQNTYEGQVYREQVVREPTTIVFHKILSSTETSTLRRVSAADGVVVSVPSDHTLRELARKLEEVTDMKVLASKIPWKQLVSYCQEHTWLNPGNNLRSKPFATWWVFTGPGVLGGLDRSLFPQVILDSGMALLRYHVMSDGTRDREPIPYSCRSDNVTIFYKRIMLEDQRVLCQASSGGACDRYALRP, from the exons ATGACAccgagatctgacagggggcgacactacaCTACAGAGTGCATCCCCATACAGTATTTTCGCATCAGCTTCGACTCCAGCGAGAAAAACCCATCAGgcggaagaggaagaagaaggcgTTCTCGTTCCAAAAGCGCCGTCGccttcagaatgcctgccaacgtTGCGGGAGCCGTGGCAGCGGTCGCCCTCTGGGTCGCCATCTTTCTGCTGTGGGTGCAGCCTTGCCAGGCGCGCATCCCGCCCAATTACGTCAGCTCGCGGCGCGACGACCCGCACTTCGGCCGCGCGTACCGCGAGGTGAGCCGCTGGTTCTGGCGCTACGTGGACGCCGAGCGCGGCCGGCTCGAGTCGATCCGGCGCCGGCTGGACCGGCTCGAGGTGGCGCAGCGCTCGTACGACGGCGTCGATCCCGAGCAGTACTTGGGGCTGCCCATGAACGCGTTCCTGCTCATCAAGCGGCTCGCCAGGGACTACGTGCAAGTGCTCGAGGAGGCCAGGGACGACACCAACGCCAAGCTGCTGCTCGCCATGCGGCCGGGAAGCAAGAGGGCCAGGCGATACCAGTTTCCGAGCAGCAAGGACGTCTCCAAGGCGGCCCGCGCCGTGCTTGAGTTTCAGAGAAACCAGGGCTACTCTGCCAAGCAGATCGCCGACGGTCTGACCGCCGAGCCCAACTCGCCCCTGTACAACTTCCAGATGACGGCGAGAGACTGCTTCCACCTCGGCGTGGCCGCCAGCGAAGCTGAGGACGGCGAGAGCACCCAGGAGTGGATGCTCGAGGCGCTTGACCGAGCTGCTGATGGCACGgtggacgccgccgccgccaaggAGTACCTGGCCTACGGCTACTTCCTGGAGGGCGACTACCAAAGTGCCGCCGACACGAACAACCAGCTGCTCGAAGAGGACCCGAGCAATATGAGGGCGTTTCTCAACATGGAGTTCTACCAAGAAGGTGGGCCGGGTCACTGCTATGCCTCGCCTGCCACGCTTCTCGAGATGACGCTGTTCAAAAAACTCACGCATCCCGCACGAACGGACAAAACCTGCACGCGGCTTAGAAATGCGCTGCAAAACACCTACGAAGGGCAAGTATACCGGGAGCAAGTGGTCCGGGAGCCGACCACGATcgtcttccacaaaattctatCATCTACGGAAACGTCTACGCTGCGGCGTGTAAGCGCGGCCGACGGTGTCGTGGTCAGCGTGCCCTCCGACCACACTCTCCGAGAGCTGGCCCGGAAACTGGAGGAAGTCACGGACATGAAAGTGCTCGCTTCAAAGATACCCTGGAAACAGCTGGTCTCGTACTGCCAAGAGCACACGTGGCTCAACCCGGGTAACAACCTTCGCTCGAAGCCATTTGCCACGTGGTGGGTGTTCACGGGCCCCGGAGTTCTCGGCGGACTGGACAGGTCTCTCTTCCCACAAGTCATTCTTGACTCTGGGATGGCGCTGTTGCG CTACCACGTGATGAGCGATGGGACGCGAGACCGCGAGCCCATCCCGTACTCGTGCCGTAGCGACAACGTGACCATCTTCTACAAGCGCATCATGCTTGAAGACCAGCGCGTCTTGTGCCAAGCATCCTCCGGCGGCGCATGCGACAGGTACGCACTGCGGCCCTGA